The proteins below come from a single Pseudarthrobacter sp. SSS035 genomic window:
- a CDS encoding carbohydrate ABC transporter permease, protein MASQALTIVPRSKRSAVSGTGGRTAALFLVPFFGVFAIAMVAPVIYAIVLSFYAQQKSGLGFGEAKTAFVGLENYLQVLQSESFVSGIARLGLYCLIYIPCMVGGAVIFALLLDATVARARKLFQLLVFLPHAVPGVIAALIWAYLYTPGISPLVQALQGGGIQINFLDAHMVLPAIANIGVWEWTGYNVIILFTALQAVPREILEAARVDGAGEIRTALSIKFPLILPALSVIMLFTIIGTLQLFTEPSIIAKATPSITSTWVPNMWAYDAAFIRHNLNQAAAASIIIAGLAAILSLVVTRFSSRMNKS, encoded by the coding sequence ATGGCCTCTCAGGCCCTCACCATTGTTCCGCGCAGCAAGCGCAGTGCAGTCTCAGGAACCGGCGGCAGGACCGCAGCGCTCTTCCTGGTCCCGTTCTTTGGTGTCTTTGCCATCGCCATGGTGGCACCGGTCATCTACGCGATTGTGCTGAGCTTCTATGCACAGCAGAAGTCGGGCCTCGGTTTCGGTGAAGCCAAGACGGCCTTTGTTGGACTCGAGAACTACCTGCAGGTCCTGCAGTCGGAATCGTTCGTCAGCGGCATCGCCCGGCTTGGCTTGTACTGCCTGATCTACATTCCCTGCATGGTGGGCGGCGCGGTCATCTTTGCGCTCCTCCTGGATGCAACGGTCGCCCGGGCACGCAAGCTGTTCCAGCTGCTCGTCTTCCTTCCGCACGCCGTGCCCGGCGTCATCGCGGCCCTGATCTGGGCCTACCTCTACACTCCGGGCATCAGCCCGCTGGTACAGGCGCTCCAGGGCGGCGGTATCCAGATCAACTTCCTGGATGCACACATGGTCCTTCCGGCAATCGCCAATATCGGTGTGTGGGAATGGACCGGCTACAACGTCATCATCCTGTTCACCGCCCTGCAGGCCGTTCCACGGGAAATCCTGGAAGCGGCGCGGGTGGACGGTGCAGGCGAAATCCGGACGGCACTGAGCATCAAGTTCCCGCTCATCCTGCCGGCGCTGAGCGTGATCATGCTGTTCACCATCATCGGAACCCTGCAGCTCTTCACGGAGCCCTCCATCATCGCCAAGGCAACCCCGTCCATTACCAGTACCTGGGTACCCAACATGTGGGCCTATGACGCCGCCTTCATCAGACACAACCTGAACCAGGCCGCAGCCGCCTCGATCATCATTGCCGGGCTGGCAGCAATCCTGTCCCTGGTTGTCACCCGATTCAGTTCCAGGATGAACAAATCATGA
- a CDS encoding sugar ABC transporter substrate-binding protein yields the protein MKRRNLLIGAASLATSALLLAACGTGPTPSAAPTPTEDPSGTITFWSALAGMDKVAAAFNASQSKIKVTFETIPNADSGGYAKLSTAITAGNGPDVSTIEYPQLPQFVSNGQLQPLDGLIDKSATVDKLGGEIRGMVQFGDKTYGLPYDAAPMVMYYRKDMLAKAGVEVPKTWQEFEEAARKLKSVAPDAYLASFNPNQVPATAALAWQAGAKWFGTSGDSWQVGVNDDATKKVAGYWQKLIDNKLVKVTQAYSDEWSLDLANGTVVGVVGANWSATGIQKRTEASGQKGQWIAAEMPNWGTPAGAFYGGSSFNVTKSSKNPAAAAKFIEFLTTNQEAIKARGNTGSAFLAFPGLTPVAQAAYDASYFGNDIYAVFDKAYKTVSPGWQWGPSWDLTNTALKDAYGKLSTGGTVLEAVNTAQTATVAGLKQNGLSVKE from the coding sequence ATGAAGCGTCGCAATCTACTTATCGGGGCCGCCAGCCTGGCCACCAGCGCATTACTGCTGGCAGCCTGCGGAACGGGCCCCACCCCGTCCGCGGCCCCCACGCCCACCGAGGATCCCTCGGGCACCATTACCTTCTGGTCGGCACTGGCAGGCATGGACAAAGTGGCAGCCGCGTTCAACGCGAGCCAAAGCAAAATCAAGGTCACCTTCGAGACTATCCCCAACGCCGACAGCGGCGGTTACGCCAAGCTGTCCACGGCCATCACCGCAGGTAACGGCCCCGACGTCTCCACCATCGAGTACCCGCAGTTGCCGCAGTTCGTCAGCAACGGCCAGCTGCAGCCGCTGGATGGACTGATCGACAAATCCGCCACCGTGGATAAGCTTGGCGGCGAAATCCGGGGCATGGTCCAGTTCGGCGACAAGACCTATGGCCTGCCGTATGACGCGGCTCCCATGGTCATGTACTACCGCAAGGACATGCTGGCCAAGGCCGGCGTCGAAGTCCCCAAGACCTGGCAGGAATTCGAAGAGGCGGCACGGAAGCTCAAGTCGGTGGCACCTGACGCCTATCTGGCAAGCTTCAACCCCAACCAAGTACCGGCCACCGCCGCACTTGCCTGGCAGGCGGGGGCCAAATGGTTCGGCACGTCGGGCGACAGCTGGCAGGTCGGCGTGAACGATGACGCCACCAAGAAGGTGGCCGGCTACTGGCAGAAGCTGATCGACAACAAGCTCGTCAAGGTGACGCAGGCCTACAGCGATGAGTGGAGCCTTGACCTGGCGAACGGCACCGTCGTTGGTGTCGTCGGCGCGAACTGGAGCGCCACGGGCATCCAGAAGCGGACTGAAGCGAGCGGACAGAAGGGACAGTGGATCGCCGCCGAAATGCCGAACTGGGGCACACCGGCCGGCGCGTTCTACGGCGGCTCCAGCTTCAACGTCACCAAGAGCAGCAAGAACCCGGCAGCCGCTGCCAAGTTCATCGAGTTCCTCACCACAAACCAGGAAGCCATCAAGGCGCGCGGGAACACCGGCTCGGCCTTCCTGGCCTTCCCGGGCCTGACTCCCGTGGCACAGGCGGCCTACGACGCCAGTTACTTCGGCAACGATATCTACGCCGTCTTCGACAAGGCGTACAAGACAGTCAGCCCGGGCTGGCAGTGGGGCCCCAGCTGGGACCTGACCAACACGGCCCTCAAGGACGCGTACGGCAAGCTCAGCACCGGCGGCACCGTCCTGGAGGCAGTAAATACGGCCCAGACGGCAACGGTGGCCGGACTGAAGCAGAACGGTCTTTCCGTCAAAGAGTAG
- a CDS encoding substrate-binding domain-containing protein yields MMSNKRKELILKQLASSGSLNVTEFAAKVGITGMTVRRDLAVLEAEGLLSRVHGGAVPAAAPARADRRGRSVARPPLATIGMVAPSAAYYFPGIIRGAEAAAQEMGVRLVLGVSKYSPTEECLQIQRLLASGVDGLLVTPSHESLAGTPTLDLLTAADVPIVVVERLIDDVLDSGRLESVRSDHARGAEIAVNHLLALGHRNIALCARDSSPTTTPIVEGYRLALQKAGLAHDAGRIRTISPSPDDPEALRGQIGAILDWFADEGVTAAIIHNDEDALTFADSCTARGIRIPGDLALVAYDDEIASLGSVSLSAVAPPKFDVGYQALQMCLNRIGSRRGTSPALQRLNLSPTLVVRESTAG; encoded by the coding sequence ATGATGTCCAATAAGCGGAAAGAGCTGATCCTGAAGCAATTGGCCAGCAGCGGATCGCTGAATGTCACGGAATTCGCGGCCAAGGTCGGCATCACGGGAATGACGGTGCGGCGGGATCTGGCGGTGCTGGAAGCCGAAGGGCTGCTGAGCCGGGTACACGGCGGCGCCGTTCCGGCGGCCGCGCCCGCCCGGGCTGATCGCCGCGGCCGCAGCGTCGCCCGCCCGCCGCTGGCAACAATCGGGATGGTGGCGCCTTCTGCGGCATACTACTTCCCGGGAATCATCCGAGGGGCTGAGGCTGCGGCGCAGGAAATGGGAGTTCGCCTGGTCCTGGGCGTTTCGAAGTACTCGCCGACGGAGGAGTGCCTGCAAATCCAGCGGTTACTGGCGAGCGGTGTGGATGGACTCCTGGTCACACCCAGCCATGAATCGCTGGCCGGGACGCCCACACTTGACCTGCTGACCGCCGCGGACGTGCCCATCGTCGTCGTCGAACGCCTAATTGACGATGTCCTCGACTCCGGCAGGCTGGAATCGGTGCGCAGCGACCATGCGCGGGGGGCAGAGATCGCGGTCAACCACCTGCTGGCGCTCGGCCACCGCAACATTGCCTTGTGCGCCCGTGACAGCAGCCCCACAACTACGCCGATCGTCGAAGGCTACCGCCTCGCGCTGCAGAAGGCCGGACTGGCCCACGATGCCGGCAGGATACGCACCATCTCCCCGTCCCCGGATGACCCCGAGGCCCTCCGGGGGCAGATAGGCGCCATCCTGGACTGGTTCGCCGATGAGGGCGTGACGGCCGCCATCATCCACAACGACGAGGACGCCCTGACGTTCGCTGACTCGTGCACGGCACGAGGCATCCGCATCCCGGGGGACCTTGCGTTGGTGGCGTACGACGACGAGATCGCGTCCCTGGGGTCCGTGTCCCTTAGCGCTGTGGCTCCGCCGAAGTTCGACGTCGGGTACCAAGCGCTGCAAATGTGCCTGAACAGGATCGGTTCCCGGCGCGGAACCTCTCCTGCCCTGCAGAGGCTCAACCTGTCTCCCACATTGGTTGTTCGGGAATCTACCGCCGGCTAG
- a CDS encoding sugar phosphate isomerase/epimerase gives MTFVAGSDPRKQPATLTSGICSVTLRSHSIDEVIAVAAGAGLSGIEWGADVHVVDAASADHARQACAAAGLKVLSLGSYYRAGDFGDFDDIVSLAVRVGAPRVRIWAGTVEPDQADQQLWEAVVADTQRIAASAAEHGMQLAFEYHGGTLTSTLQGTLELLDRVDRPNVGTYWQPAVGLSEQDALASLRQAIGRVAGVHCFSWWPGTERLPLEGRKHLWQAVADVVREHGRDMDLMLEFVEGDLPENVVRDAGFLHSIAANAG, from the coding sequence ATGACCTTTGTCGCCGGTTCCGATCCGAGGAAGCAGCCGGCTACCCTCACCTCCGGCATCTGTTCGGTGACGCTTCGCTCCCACAGCATCGACGAGGTGATCGCGGTGGCCGCCGGGGCCGGGCTGTCCGGGATCGAGTGGGGCGCCGACGTCCACGTCGTCGACGCCGCCTCCGCGGACCATGCCCGGCAGGCTTGCGCCGCTGCCGGACTGAAGGTCCTCTCGCTGGGCTCGTATTACAGGGCAGGCGACTTCGGCGACTTCGACGACATTGTGTCACTGGCCGTCCGAGTGGGCGCACCGCGGGTGCGCATCTGGGCCGGCACGGTAGAACCGGACCAGGCGGATCAGCAGCTGTGGGAGGCGGTAGTGGCGGACACCCAGCGGATCGCGGCGTCAGCCGCGGAACACGGAATGCAGCTCGCCTTCGAATACCACGGGGGCACCCTCACCAGCACGCTCCAGGGCACCTTGGAGCTTCTCGATCGGGTAGACCGGCCCAATGTGGGAACCTACTGGCAGCCGGCCGTCGGGCTCAGCGAGCAAGACGCCCTGGCCTCGTTGCGCCAGGCGATTGGGCGCGTGGCCGGCGTGCACTGCTTCTCCTGGTGGCCCGGGACGGAGCGGCTCCCACTCGAGGGCCGCAAGCACCTTTGGCAGGCCGTGGCCGACGTCGTCCGGGAACACGGCCGGGATATGGACCTGATGCTTGAATTCGTCGAGGGGGACCTGCCGGAAAACGTCGTCCGTGACGCCGGCTTCCTGCACAGCATCGCAGCGAACGCCGGCTGA
- a CDS encoding ROK family protein has product MNPQESSAVLAFDVGGTDMKVGLLPDGSIATGSSPMRDVRRTRTPRDAALPGDAVVDRIVELTEQYRQTHPDVDIAAIGVGVPGLVDEKTGTGVLSVNLGWQDYPFVHRLRERLAVPVALGHDAKMAGEAEFRLGAARGCSDAIVMVIGTGISGAIFSDGRRVVGGSYAGELGHAPVPGSDGSVQRLECIGAAGAIARRYTEATGSAADGARSVLRMAQDGDTAAGRIWSEAVDAIAFNIAQCVAILGTETVVLGGGLAEAREALFAPVIARVDQLLTFQPRPRIVPAELGQNAGLVGSGLNARELLDSGLARL; this is encoded by the coding sequence ATGAACCCGCAGGAGAGCTCCGCCGTGCTGGCTTTCGATGTCGGCGGGACCGATATGAAGGTAGGCCTCCTGCCTGATGGGTCAATCGCAACAGGGTCCTCGCCGATGCGGGATGTGCGGCGGACTAGGACCCCTCGTGACGCAGCATTGCCTGGAGACGCCGTGGTGGACCGGATTGTGGAACTGACTGAGCAATACCGACAGACACACCCGGATGTTGACATCGCGGCCATCGGCGTGGGCGTGCCCGGACTTGTGGACGAGAAGACCGGTACCGGTGTTCTATCCGTCAATCTGGGCTGGCAGGACTATCCGTTCGTTCATCGCTTGCGTGAGCGGCTCGCAGTGCCCGTGGCATTGGGCCACGACGCCAAAATGGCCGGCGAGGCAGAGTTTCGGCTCGGCGCAGCACGTGGGTGCAGCGACGCAATTGTCATGGTGATCGGCACGGGAATATCCGGGGCCATCTTCAGCGACGGCCGCCGGGTGGTCGGGGGCTCGTATGCCGGAGAGCTAGGCCACGCGCCGGTCCCCGGGTCGGACGGTTCAGTGCAAAGACTGGAATGCATCGGGGCGGCCGGGGCCATTGCCCGGCGTTATACCGAGGCCACTGGCTCTGCCGCCGATGGCGCCCGAAGTGTGCTCAGGATGGCGCAGGACGGGGATACGGCAGCCGGGCGGATCTGGTCGGAGGCAGTGGACGCCATTGCCTTCAACATCGCCCAGTGCGTGGCCATCCTGGGCACGGAGACCGTCGTGCTTGGCGGCGGCCTGGCTGAGGCGCGGGAAGCACTCTTTGCCCCGGTTATCGCCCGTGTGGATCAGCTGCTGACCTTCCAGCCGCGGCCGCGGATCGTTCCGGCGGAACTGGGTCAGAATGCTGGACTGGTCGGCTCAGGGCTGAACGCCCGGGAGCTCCTGGACAGCGGACTGGCGAGGCTGTGA
- the nagB gene encoding glucosamine-6-phosphate deaminase: protein MEIVICPDVNGVGRTAADSFERTIQRKPAAVLGLATGSSPLPLYNELERRSRHGQLSFREVRAFSLDEYIGLPAEHPETYREVVNREFTTRVDIDPAGVRGPNGNAPDLEIEAADFERAITDAGGIDVQVLGVGSNGHIGFNEPGSSLGSRTRVKTLLPKTRRDNARFFGDPNDVPHHVITQGIGTIMEARRIVLMATGEQKADAIARLVEGPISAMCPGSVLQLHSNTVVILDESAASKLALADYYRYTYENKPAWQRL, encoded by the coding sequence ATGGAAATTGTCATTTGCCCCGATGTTAACGGTGTGGGCCGGACCGCCGCAGACTCATTCGAACGAACTATCCAACGCAAGCCGGCGGCCGTCCTGGGCCTGGCGACCGGCTCATCCCCGCTCCCCCTCTATAACGAGCTGGAGCGTCGGAGCCGTCACGGACAGTTGAGCTTCCGCGAGGTGCGCGCTTTCAGCCTGGATGAATATATCGGCCTGCCGGCAGAGCACCCCGAAACCTACCGCGAGGTGGTCAACAGGGAGTTCACCACTCGTGTGGATATCGATCCAGCGGGAGTGCGCGGGCCCAACGGGAACGCCCCCGATCTGGAGATAGAAGCTGCGGACTTTGAGAGAGCGATCACGGACGCCGGCGGCATCGACGTCCAAGTCCTCGGCGTCGGATCGAACGGCCACATTGGTTTCAATGAACCAGGATCGTCTTTAGGTTCGCGGACGCGGGTGAAAACTCTCCTTCCCAAGACCCGGCGGGACAATGCGCGCTTTTTTGGCGATCCGAACGATGTCCCTCACCACGTCATCACCCAAGGCATCGGCACCATCATGGAAGCCCGACGTATTGTCCTGATGGCTACCGGAGAGCAGAAAGCCGATGCGATTGCCCGGCTCGTGGAAGGGCCAATATCGGCCATGTGCCCCGGTTCCGTCCTGCAACTGCACTCGAATACCGTGGTCATTCTCGATGAGTCGGCGGCGTCGAAACTCGCGCTTGCTGACTATTACCGGTACACCTACGAGAACAAACCGGCATGGCAACGGCTCTGA
- a CDS encoding TetR/AcrR family transcriptional regulator, producing the protein MPRPQSPLLSVDAIVTAAMTLVDEAGDFSFPKMARRLGVSQSALYNHIDNREHIIELMRGRLFAVQVPPRIENLSWADALRALVRAYRDRFAAHPRLVPLLITQTVQDLGVVGFYEEIAVTLESAGLDQGQIGPAIATIDYLALGAALDLTAPDVVWSPPEGQFPALHRAVANSGSVEERAEAAFVFGVELLIAGVHAQAIK; encoded by the coding sequence ATGCCTCGCCCCCAATCACCGCTTTTGTCCGTCGATGCGATCGTCACCGCGGCGATGACGCTCGTAGATGAGGCGGGGGACTTCAGCTTCCCCAAGATGGCGCGCCGGCTCGGCGTCAGCCAGTCCGCCCTGTATAACCACATCGACAACCGTGAGCACATCATTGAGCTGATGCGGGGCCGGCTTTTCGCCGTCCAAGTTCCGCCACGGATTGAGAATCTCTCTTGGGCGGATGCCCTGCGCGCCCTCGTGCGCGCCTACCGTGACCGATTCGCCGCCCACCCTCGGCTCGTACCCCTGCTGATCACGCAAACGGTGCAGGACCTCGGCGTCGTGGGCTTCTACGAGGAAATTGCCGTCACGCTCGAGAGTGCCGGCCTTGACCAGGGCCAGATCGGCCCGGCGATTGCCACGATTGACTACCTTGCCCTGGGTGCGGCCCTCGACCTGACAGCCCCGGATGTCGTCTGGTCCCCGCCCGAGGGTCAATTCCCAGCGCTGCATCGTGCGGTCGCAAATTCCGGCTCCGTGGAGGAGCGGGCCGAAGCGGCCTTCGTGTTCGGCGTCGAACTGCTCATCGCCGGCGTACATGCCCAGGCGATTAAATAA
- a CDS encoding MFS transporter, with product MSENTVEPEGSGRVPLTAKRAVSVFGISVVGFMTANLVPVMIVALTGELGFSVTEAGTLMTASLLACAASCLATSRWSAHGGRYVVARAGLALAALGFGAAAFVPSVPVVVAGVVLGGLGAGGAVSAGGAALGALRNPDRASGINGFTNRTIVSVVLFTIPALGAGMGSAFGLLAGLALAALLTTGWLPDRPATYASAASSPAAAKKPLRTPTTAGVGLLICFALWALSEDSLWAVAGTMGAEQAGLDETGMGLALSLSTLGGLLATAVVSLFGRRLGRTIALAVALVAGGLLKLLAGAVTDPGWYLVVIIAWNTLYAAAFVYIIAVAAALDASGRWSAPLLGVYLIGSSFAPVFGTSLSAAIGYAGMGMVLAGMTFALLVPFLVIARVSVRGETDSAPRSAPETDFPQTAIV from the coding sequence ATGTCTGAAAACACTGTGGAGCCGGAGGGTTCCGGCCGAGTGCCGCTGACGGCGAAGCGCGCCGTCTCTGTCTTTGGGATCAGCGTGGTGGGTTTTATGACCGCCAACCTGGTTCCGGTCATGATCGTTGCCCTGACCGGGGAGTTGGGATTTTCCGTCACTGAGGCGGGCACCCTGATGACGGCCTCCCTGCTTGCCTGCGCTGCCTCCTGCCTGGCGACCTCTCGCTGGTCCGCGCACGGCGGGCGGTACGTCGTCGCCCGCGCCGGCCTTGCCCTTGCGGCTCTGGGCTTCGGAGCCGCCGCGTTCGTCCCCTCCGTGCCGGTGGTCGTCGCAGGAGTCGTGCTGGGCGGCTTGGGTGCGGGCGGGGCTGTCTCCGCCGGTGGCGCGGCCTTGGGGGCCCTGCGTAATCCGGACCGCGCCTCGGGCATCAACGGGTTCACTAACCGCACGATCGTGTCGGTTGTCCTGTTCACGATCCCGGCGCTTGGAGCCGGGATGGGCAGCGCATTCGGGTTGCTAGCCGGCCTGGCCCTGGCGGCCCTGCTCACAACGGGGTGGCTGCCGGACCGTCCGGCAACATACGCCTCTGCTGCGTCATCGCCGGCCGCAGCCAAAAAGCCTTTGCGAACTCCGACAACGGCCGGGGTCGGGCTGTTGATCTGCTTTGCCCTGTGGGCGCTGAGCGAAGACTCGCTGTGGGCCGTGGCGGGCACCATGGGGGCTGAGCAGGCAGGTCTCGATGAAACCGGCATGGGACTGGCGCTCAGCCTGTCCACCTTGGGGGGTTTGCTCGCCACAGCCGTCGTGAGCTTGTTCGGGCGGCGCCTGGGACGCACCATCGCCCTTGCGGTCGCCCTGGTGGCCGGCGGCCTGCTTAAACTTCTCGCCGGGGCGGTGACCGACCCGGGCTGGTACCTGGTGGTCATCATCGCCTGGAATACGCTTTACGCGGCCGCGTTCGTCTACATCATCGCTGTCGCCGCCGCACTGGACGCATCGGGGCGGTGGTCGGCGCCGCTGCTCGGCGTCTACCTCATCGGCTCCTCCTTCGCCCCCGTCTTCGGCACCTCCCTGTCGGCCGCGATCGGCTATGCCGGGATGGGCATGGTCCTTGCCGGGATGACCTTTGCCCTGCTGGTTCCCTTCCTCGTCATCGCCCGCGTCTCCGTCCGGGGCGAGACCGACTCGGCCCCCCGATCTGCGCCGGAGACCGACTTCCCCCAGACAGCGATCGTCTGA
- a CDS encoding amidohydrolase produces MTHRILYTNATIFTADGTGADAFVVEGSRFHYVGTEAEARRAAGNDAAEVDLAGGFVLPGFVDAHTHLLMMGQALQRVALRDASDLSDIQRRLREAAAENSKSPRILGAGWLYSALAGEAPTRQMLDEAVSDRPVYLDANDLHSVWVNSAALVELGIDDATPDPIGGRIGRDPDTGAADGMLYETAAQQIVWPTLARAASDADRDAHLESAFEHYLAVGVTGAVDMAVQQDDVDAFRRALRRRGGSLPLRVKGHWLVTRRATKKDNLAQVATAAGLVAELSGPWLRICGIKIVIDGVIDSCTAAMKEPYADGSRCEPIWDRESLIPVVVAADAAGMQIALHAIGDEASDIALDALEEAHRINGPKDRRHRIEHLETVTRANVLRLADLGVVASMQPVHADPAIQDNWKSVLGDDRVERAYPWTEFLAAGATLALSTDAPTAPHEPLPNMYVATTRKSALDPSLPPNRPDYALDLADALCHATRDAAYSCRAEDSEGRIIAGHLADFTVLDTDPFLSEAEQLLTNRTRLTVVGGHVAFDAAVAAVAP; encoded by the coding sequence ATGACACACCGCATTCTCTACACAAATGCCACGATCTTTACCGCCGACGGCACCGGCGCCGACGCCTTCGTCGTCGAGGGCTCACGCTTCCACTACGTCGGGACGGAGGCCGAAGCGCGCCGGGCCGCCGGTAACGATGCTGCGGAGGTCGATCTGGCCGGGGGCTTCGTCCTACCCGGGTTCGTCGACGCCCACACGCACCTCCTGATGATGGGACAGGCCCTGCAAAGGGTCGCCCTGCGCGACGCCTCGGACCTTTCCGACATCCAGCGGCGTCTGCGGGAGGCGGCCGCGGAGAACTCGAAGTCTCCTCGGATCCTCGGCGCTGGTTGGCTTTACAGTGCACTCGCAGGTGAGGCCCCGACCCGACAGATGCTCGACGAAGCCGTGTCCGACCGTCCCGTCTACCTTGACGCCAACGACCTGCATTCGGTGTGGGTCAACAGCGCGGCCCTGGTCGAACTGGGCATTGACGACGCGACGCCGGACCCGATCGGTGGTCGCATAGGCAGGGACCCGGACACCGGGGCTGCCGACGGGATGCTTTACGAAACCGCGGCGCAGCAGATCGTCTGGCCCACCCTCGCCCGCGCCGCCAGCGACGCCGACCGCGACGCCCACCTCGAGTCCGCATTCGAGCACTACCTTGCCGTCGGTGTCACCGGCGCCGTGGACATGGCCGTCCAGCAAGACGACGTGGACGCCTTCCGGCGTGCCCTGCGCCGCCGCGGCGGCTCCCTGCCCCTGCGTGTGAAGGGCCACTGGCTCGTCACCCGCCGGGCCACCAAGAAAGACAACCTCGCCCAGGTCGCCACGGCGGCCGGCCTGGTGGCCGAGCTCTCCGGCCCATGGCTGCGAATCTGCGGAATCAAGATCGTCATCGACGGCGTCATCGACAGCTGCACCGCGGCCATGAAGGAGCCCTACGCCGACGGCAGCCGGTGCGAACCCATCTGGGACCGGGAGTCCCTGATCCCGGTGGTGGTCGCCGCCGACGCCGCCGGGATGCAGATCGCCCTGCACGCCATCGGCGACGAAGCGTCCGACATCGCCCTGGACGCCCTCGAAGAGGCGCACCGGATCAACGGCCCGAAGGACCGCCGGCACCGCATCGAACACCTCGAGACCGTCACCAGGGCCAACGTGCTGCGGCTGGCTGACCTTGGTGTGGTGGCCTCCATGCAACCGGTCCATGCCGACCCGGCGATCCAGGACAACTGGAAGTCCGTGCTGGGCGACGACCGCGTCGAGCGGGCCTACCCCTGGACCGAATTCCTCGCAGCCGGAGCAACCCTGGCCCTGAGCACGGACGCGCCCACCGCGCCGCACGAGCCTTTGCCCAACATGTACGTCGCCACCACCCGGAAGTCCGCCCTGGACCCCTCACTGCCACCAAACCGGCCGGACTATGCCCTTGACCTGGCCGACGCCCTTTGCCACGCAACCCGCGACGCCGCCTACTCCTGCCGTGCCGAAGACAGCGAGGGCCGCATCATCGCCGGCCACCTCGCCGACTTCACCGTCCTGGACACCGACCCCTTCCTCTCCGAAGCCGAGCAACTGCTGACGAACCGGACGCGCCTGACCGTTGTGGGCGGGCACGTCGCCTTCGACGCCGCCGTCGCGGCGGTCGCACCATGA
- a CDS encoding agmatine/peptidylarginine deiminase, with product MNPAAATDTVMPAEWYPHDRTWMAFPTPNDTFGAAGSDTLERARRAWTAVARTIARHEPVTMVSDPADAEAARAALGEGITVVEAPLDDAWLRDSGPTFIHGPDGAVGAVDWVFNGWGAQDWAAWENDQHLGGFVASEAGAGLRSSTLVNEGGGFHVDGEGTVLLTETVQLDPGRNPGATKAEVEAEIHARLGTTTAIWLPRGLSRDYDAFGTRGHVDIVAAFAGPGTVLVHRQDDPRHPDFDVCRQIRAALEQAVDAAGRRLRIVDVPAPTVLDAGDGFVDWSYINHYVANDVVVLCAFNDPNDVIAAGILAQAYPGRRIELVDARDIFAFGGGIHCITQQQPAPHRTATDGEAWR from the coding sequence ATGAATCCTGCCGCCGCAACGGACACGGTAATGCCCGCCGAGTGGTACCCCCACGACAGGACCTGGATGGCCTTCCCGACGCCCAACGACACCTTCGGCGCCGCCGGCAGCGACACCCTGGAGCGGGCCCGGCGCGCATGGACGGCCGTCGCCCGGACCATTGCCCGCCACGAACCCGTGACCATGGTGTCGGACCCCGCCGACGCCGAAGCGGCCCGCGCCGCGCTGGGCGAGGGGATCACGGTCGTGGAGGCGCCGCTGGACGACGCATGGCTGCGCGACTCCGGGCCCACCTTCATCCACGGACCCGACGGCGCCGTGGGGGCCGTGGACTGGGTGTTCAACGGCTGGGGCGCCCAGGATTGGGCAGCCTGGGAAAACGACCAGCACCTCGGCGGGTTCGTCGCCTCCGAGGCCGGCGCCGGCCTGCGGTCCAGCACCCTCGTCAACGAGGGGGGTGGCTTCCATGTCGACGGCGAGGGCACCGTACTGCTGACCGAGACCGTGCAACTGGACCCCGGCCGCAACCCTGGGGCGACCAAGGCCGAGGTGGAGGCAGAGATCCACGCCCGACTCGGCACCACCACCGCGATCTGGCTGCCGCGCGGGCTGAGTCGCGACTATGACGCGTTCGGCACCCGCGGCCACGTGGACATTGTCGCCGCGTTCGCGGGTCCGGGCACGGTCCTGGTGCACCGGCAGGATGACCCGCGCCATCCCGACTTCGACGTCTGCCGGCAGATCCGTGCGGCTCTTGAGCAGGCCGTCGACGCAGCCGGGCGCCGCCTCCGCATCGTCGACGTCCCCGCCCCCACCGTCCTCGACGCCGGCGACGGCTTCGTCGACTGGTCCTACATCAACCACTACGTCGCCAACGATGTGGTGGTCCTGTGCGCGTTCAACGACCCGAACGACGTAATCGCCGCCGGGATCCTGGCGCAGGCTTACCCCGGCCGGCGGATTGAACTCGTTGACGCCCGGGACATCTTCGCCTTCGGCGGGGGCATCCACTGCATCACGCAGCAGCAGCCCGCTCCCCACCGGACAGCAACGGACGGGGAGGCCTGGCGATGA